The following proteins come from a genomic window of Geomonas sp. RF6:
- a CDS encoding glycosyltransferase family 39 protein codes for MTFSQTTLPSKSKEIALLVAAVAVVYCGALWGTIVSIDDAAIMRFYGSSRLSLLDVLRAGEGYYYRPLIALSYFLDARIFGHSPFLMHLENVLIHGANVVLLYLLACRLLGTAVPRLPFLAALVFAVHPVNSEAVSWIAGRTDPLAAVFVLGSALSLCRGAETGRARYTVLSVLLLLVGVMAKETAILFVPASFVLLFCWRTLHPERCDRFRQQVTVLAGLYLCLCAGAAVVLASRLGGHNSAAKLAAGVTGGAMLHGLDSLVLFLSVWGFYLKKMVFPWPLCFAITSVSPWYAVPGAAALLLLGCARKRSPWFLLFCTGAFFLLPAILVGVLDMTWTVVAERYLYLPCAFFSIAVVGYLHEVAQRLRLRPMAAPALWLLFAAAALSTVQRTTVWHSNLSLFTDTVSKTPDFGMLHNELAAALATSGRLAEAEKELEVASTLRPSELVQGLIRRNRILIRVKMAKTPQERRTLLLGYGWDRVRTDPDLLRILRDEDYAMLRHASGGERDSLASELIEVGDRLYAETGDTLFLYNNGQLHLGRGDEARALSCFARCAAAPEEAFYKEAAAKLAARLGGKQ; via the coding sequence TTGACGTTCTCGCAGACGACGTTGCCGTCAAAAAGTAAGGAAATCGCTCTTCTTGTTGCGGCCGTCGCTGTTGTGTACTGCGGTGCCCTGTGGGGGACGATCGTCTCCATAGACGACGCCGCGATCATGAGATTCTACGGCAGCAGCCGGCTGTCCCTTCTCGACGTGCTCAGGGCGGGGGAGGGGTACTACTATCGCCCCCTGATCGCCCTGAGCTATTTCCTCGATGCCCGCATCTTCGGCCACTCCCCCTTCCTGATGCACCTGGAAAACGTCCTGATCCACGGCGCGAACGTAGTCCTTCTGTACCTGCTGGCCTGCCGCCTTCTCGGGACTGCCGTTCCCCGTCTTCCCTTCCTGGCAGCCCTCGTTTTTGCAGTGCACCCCGTCAACTCCGAAGCGGTGAGCTGGATCGCCGGCCGCACCGATCCGCTGGCCGCTGTCTTCGTGCTCGGGTCTGCCCTCTCCCTGTGCCGCGGCGCCGAGACGGGGAGGGCAAGGTACACAGTACTCTCCGTACTCCTCCTCCTCGTGGGGGTGATGGCCAAGGAGACGGCGATACTCTTTGTCCCCGCCTCCTTCGTTCTCCTTTTCTGCTGGCGCACACTGCACCCCGAGCGTTGCGACCGGTTCCGGCAGCAGGTGACGGTACTTGCCGGACTCTATCTTTGCCTCTGCGCCGGGGCCGCCGTCGTCCTCGCCTCGCGCCTGGGGGGGCATAACAGTGCGGCGAAGCTTGCTGCCGGTGTCACCGGCGGCGCCATGCTGCACGGCCTGGACTCCCTCGTGCTGTTCCTGTCGGTGTGGGGTTTCTACCTCAAGAAGATGGTTTTTCCCTGGCCCCTTTGCTTCGCCATCACCTCCGTATCGCCGTGGTACGCGGTTCCCGGGGCGGCTGCTCTCCTTCTTCTTGGCTGCGCCCGTAAAAGAAGCCCGTGGTTCCTCCTGTTCTGCACCGGGGCCTTTTTTCTCCTCCCCGCCATCCTCGTGGGGGTGCTGGACATGACCTGGACCGTGGTGGCGGAGCGCTATCTGTACCTTCCCTGCGCCTTCTTCTCCATTGCTGTTGTCGGCTACCTTCACGAGGTGGCGCAGCGCCTGCGTCTGCGCCCGATGGCCGCTCCTGCTCTTTGGCTTCTCTTCGCCGCTGCCGCCCTTTCCACGGTGCAGCGCACGACCGTGTGGCACTCCAATCTCTCCCTCTTCACCGACACCGTGTCGAAGACCCCGGACTTCGGCATGCTGCACAACGAGCTCGCCGCCGCCCTGGCGACCTCCGGCCGGCTGGCCGAGGCCGAGAAGGAACTCGAGGTGGCCTCCACCCTTCGCCCGAGCGAGCTGGTGCAGGGACTGATCCGGCGCAACCGGATCCTCATCCGGGTGAAGATGGCGAAGACCCCGCAGGAGCGGCGCACCCTCCTCCTGGGGTACGGATGGGACAGGGTCCGCACGGACCCGGATCTCCTCAGAATCCTGCGGGACGAAGACTACGCCATGCTGCGCCATGCTTCGGGGGGGGAGCGGGACTCCCTGGCAAGCGAACTGATCGAGGTTGGCGACCGGCTCTACGCTGAAACCGGCGACACGCTCTTTCTGTACAACAACGGCCAGCTCCATCTTGGGCGTGGAGACGAGGCGCGGGCTCTCTCCTGCTTCGCCCGCTGTGCCGCCGCTCCGGAGGAGGCCTTCTACAAGGAGGCTGCCGCGAAGCTCGCCGCCAGACTGGGGGGGAAGCAATGA
- a CDS encoding decaprenyl-phosphate phosphoribosyltransferase: MTPYLRLLRAHQWLKNLMLLFPPFLSGALLQPALLQRGVLPILSFCLASSATYVFNDVHDAERDRHHPVKKGRPVACGEISRGRATFFGVCLLVGALFCGSRVPGGFFPFLAAYLLINACYTLGLKALPVVDIFCIAAGFVLRLQGGGAAFGVIISEWLFLSVFLLAVFLSTGKRLCEKGGLADNAANHRKSLEGYPEGFLELAMGITGAAVLVTYAMYTLSRHALIYTVPLCTFGLLRYTLRVKAGGGGDPTDALLKDLPLCVTGLLWVVLTAFGIYR, encoded by the coding sequence ATGACCCCGTACCTGCGCCTTCTGCGCGCCCACCAGTGGCTGAAAAACCTGATGCTCCTTTTCCCCCCCTTCCTCTCCGGCGCGCTTTTGCAACCTGCGCTGCTGCAAAGGGGGGTGCTGCCGATACTCTCCTTCTGTCTCGCCTCCAGCGCGACCTATGTCTTCAACGACGTGCACGATGCCGAGAGGGACCGCCATCACCCGGTTAAAAAGGGGAGGCCGGTCGCCTGCGGGGAAATCTCCCGGGGGCGCGCCACCTTCTTCGGGGTCTGCCTTCTCGTTGGGGCCCTTTTTTGCGGCAGCCGTGTTCCCGGAGGGTTTTTCCCCTTCCTCGCGGCGTACCTCCTCATCAACGCCTGCTACACGCTGGGGCTGAAGGCCCTCCCCGTCGTCGACATCTTCTGTATCGCCGCCGGATTCGTGCTGCGCCTGCAGGGGGGAGGGGCCGCCTTCGGAGTGATCATTTCGGAGTGGCTCTTCCTGTCGGTCTTTCTCCTTGCCGTCTTTCTCAGCACCGGTAAGAGACTGTGCGAAAAGGGGGGGCTCGCCGACAATGCGGCAAACCACCGCAAGAGCCTGGAGGGGTACCCGGAGGGGTTTCTGGAGCTCGCCATGGGGATCACCGGAGCCGCGGTCCTCGTCACCTACGCCATGTACACCCTCTCCCGCCATGCGCTCATCTACACGGTGCCGCTGTGCACCTTCGGTCTGCTGCGCTACACCTTGCGGGTGAAGGCGGGGGGGGGAGGGGACCCGACGGACGCGCTCCTGAAGGACCTCCCCCTTTGCGTCACCGGGCTTTTGTGGGTGGTGCTGACCGCCTTCGGTATCTACCGATGA
- a CDS encoding glycosyltransferase family 2 protein, protein MSVYVVLVNYNGWEDTVACLDSLFRSDYPRFRVLVCDNGSGDGSLDKIAQWAEGGRSLPPARRGTLARLHHPPRVRALPFARYDRRAAESGGEVGEEAPLVLIDCGENLGFAGGNNVALRYALARGDFDHAWLLNNDTVVEPDAMRAMAARLAESAEGGLCAATLLHYHDPSRVQALGGGWYCKWLGLAWHLGRLSRWPARPDRDRIERLLHYPVGASMMVSKGFLEEVGLLCEEYFLYFEELDWVLRAAGRYGVVYAPESVVYHKVGASVGTSSNPAAKSAACDYWNARNRIFFTRRWFPEALPTVYLGLLGTLAVRLLLGKWDRAAMLLRLLCGGEDARPVVRPG, encoded by the coding sequence ATGAGCGTGTACGTGGTGCTCGTCAACTACAACGGCTGGGAAGATACTGTAGCCTGCCTCGACTCCCTCTTCCGTTCCGACTACCCTCGCTTTCGGGTGCTCGTCTGCGACAACGGTTCCGGTGACGGATCTCTGGACAAAATCGCGCAGTGGGCTGAGGGGGGGCGCTCGCTCCCTCCGGCTCGGCGCGGCACCCTCGCAAGGCTGCATCACCCCCCGAGGGTGAGGGCGCTCCCCTTCGCGCGCTACGACCGCCGCGCTGCGGAGTCGGGAGGGGAGGTGGGGGAGGAAGCGCCCCTCGTCCTCATCGACTGCGGGGAAAACCTGGGCTTTGCCGGCGGGAACAACGTGGCGCTGCGCTACGCCCTTGCCCGCGGCGATTTCGACCATGCCTGGCTTTTGAACAATGACACCGTGGTGGAGCCGGATGCCATGAGAGCCATGGCCGCGCGCCTCGCGGAGAGCGCAGAGGGGGGGCTCTGTGCCGCCACCCTTTTGCACTACCACGACCCCTCCCGGGTGCAGGCGCTGGGGGGCGGGTGGTATTGCAAGTGGCTGGGGCTTGCCTGGCACCTCGGGCGGCTCAGTAGGTGGCCGGCGCGCCCCGACCGGGACCGTATCGAGCGCCTCCTGCATTACCCCGTCGGCGCCTCCATGATGGTGTCGAAGGGGTTCCTCGAGGAGGTCGGGCTTTTGTGCGAGGAGTACTTCCTCTATTTCGAGGAGCTCGACTGGGTGCTGCGCGCCGCCGGGCGCTACGGCGTCGTCTATGCTCCCGAGAGCGTGGTGTACCACAAGGTCGGTGCCAGCGTAGGGACAAGCAGCAATCCCGCCGCAAAGAGCGCAGCCTGCGACTACTGGAACGCGAGGAACAGGATTTTCTTTACCCGGCGATGGTTTCCGGAGGCGCTCCCCACCGTCTACCTGGGACTCCTGGGGACCCTGGCGGTGCGGCTCCTCCTCGGCAAATGGGACAGGGCGGCGATGCTCCTCAGGCTTCTCTGCGGCGGGGAGGACGCGCGCCCCGTCGTCCGCCCCGGCTGA
- a CDS encoding class I SAM-dependent methyltransferase, which yields MNKALSLLFSALHRISPVLELFLAPFTLFSALLLSFIRRGEIDRMPLTRKILLKVGVFPVVRHYYEPQFDHRQLTRPLGEDRTLPGVDLNVEEQLALLRELHYGAELLQFPTRSGSPLEYCYDNPFFRAGDSEFLYSMVRRFTPRTVIEIGSGNSTLMVRNALKKNAQEREGYRCRHVCIEPYEMPWLEQAGVEVIRERVETVDRALFAELGAGDILFVDSSHIIKPQGDVLAIYLEILPLLRSGVLVHVHDVLSPKDYFERWVVHEVKFWNEQYLLEAFLTLNNHFRIIGALNYLKHHHFEELAASCPVMATESGCEPGSFWMVRN from the coding sequence GTGAACAAAGCGTTGTCGCTTCTTTTCTCTGCGCTGCACAGGATCTCCCCTGTGCTCGAGCTCTTCCTGGCTCCGTTTACCCTCTTCAGCGCGCTCCTCCTCTCCTTCATCAGGAGGGGGGAGATCGACAGGATGCCTCTCACCAGGAAGATCCTTCTGAAGGTCGGCGTCTTTCCCGTCGTGCGTCATTACTACGAGCCGCAGTTCGACCACCGGCAGTTGACCCGCCCGCTCGGGGAGGACAGGACCCTCCCGGGGGTGGATCTCAATGTGGAGGAACAGCTCGCTTTGCTGCGGGAACTGCACTACGGCGCCGAGCTCCTGCAATTCCCCACCCGCAGCGGCTCACCTCTGGAATACTGCTACGACAACCCCTTCTTCAGAGCAGGGGACTCGGAATTCCTCTACTCCATGGTACGACGGTTCACCCCGCGCACCGTCATCGAGATCGGCAGCGGCAACTCGACTCTCATGGTCAGAAACGCACTGAAAAAGAACGCGCAGGAGCGGGAGGGGTACCGCTGCAGGCACGTCTGCATCGAGCCGTACGAAATGCCCTGGCTTGAGCAGGCCGGGGTCGAGGTGATTCGCGAGCGGGTGGAGACGGTGGATCGCGCCCTCTTCGCGGAGCTCGGAGCAGGGGACATCCTCTTTGTGGACTCCTCCCACATCATAAAACCGCAGGGGGACGTGCTCGCCATCTACCTCGAAATCCTCCCCCTCCTCAGATCGGGAGTGCTCGTGCACGTCCACGACGTCCTGTCACCGAAAGACTATTTCGAGAGGTGGGTGGTGCACGAGGTGAAGTTCTGGAACGAACAGTACCTGCTGGAAGCTTTTCTGACTCTCAACAACCATTTCAGAATCATCGGAGCCCTCAACTATTTGAAGCACCACCACTTCGAGGAGCTGGCAGCGAGCTGCCCGGTGATGGCGACCGAGAGCGGGTGCGAGCCCGGCTCCTTCTGGATGGTGAGGAACTGA
- a CDS encoding glycosyltransferase family 2 protein, producing MRISVITVCHNSASYLEQTITSVLGQSYRDLEYIIVDGGSCDATVQIIKAHAARDPRVRWVSEPDGGISDAMNKGVRMASGEIVAHLHSDDFYPHERVLEAVASAWVEHGDPHWLTGGVHLVDREGRFLREVKVRRYSCRRLIHSNILLHPATFVRRTSFLACGGFDTSLSFCMDYHLWLRLGALGNPILVPQALASFRVHGGSRSTAQAAAAYAEEFRVRCAFLEERGLWRLPYRIEYLVKRHLNRLFMNRLAASADGATGGDA from the coding sequence ATGCGGATTTCGGTGATCACCGTCTGCCACAACAGCGCCTCATATCTTGAGCAGACCATCACGAGCGTTCTCGGGCAGTCGTACCGCGACCTGGAGTACATCATCGTGGACGGCGGATCCTGCGACGCGACGGTGCAGATCATCAAGGCCCACGCCGCCCGTGACCCGAGGGTTCGCTGGGTCTCCGAGCCGGACGGCGGGATCTCCGATGCCATGAACAAGGGGGTGCGCATGGCGAGCGGCGAGATAGTGGCCCACCTGCACTCCGATGATTTCTATCCGCACGAGAGAGTACTGGAGGCGGTGGCCTCGGCGTGGGTGGAGCATGGTGACCCCCACTGGCTCACCGGTGGGGTCCATCTCGTGGACCGGGAGGGGCGATTCCTGAGGGAGGTGAAGGTCAGGCGCTACTCCTGCCGCAGGCTGATCCACTCAAACATACTCCTGCACCCGGCGACTTTCGTGCGGCGCACCTCCTTTCTCGCCTGCGGGGGATTCGACACCTCCTTGAGCTTCTGCATGGACTACCACCTCTGGCTCAGGCTCGGTGCGCTTGGCAACCCGATCCTCGTGCCGCAGGCGCTCGCCTCCTTCAGGGTGCACGGGGGGAGCCGCTCTACCGCCCAGGCTGCAGCGGCCTATGCCGAGGAATTCCGGGTACGCTGCGCTTTTCTGGAGGAGCGCGGCCTGTGGCGGCTTCCGTACCGGATCGAGTACCTCGTCAAGCGGCATCTGAACCGCCTTTTCATGAATCGGCTCGCCGCCTCAGCCGACGGCGCCACCGGTGGTGACGCGTGA
- a CDS encoding glycosyltransferase family 2 protein: MSAAPKVSVIIPCYNHGAYLDQAVGSVLAQSYQDFEIVVVNDGSSDPETVELLRKYQRPKTRVIHTANCGVSRARNAGISSARGAYILPLDADDFIGERYLEKAVAILDADPAAGVVYCEQEMFGAREGVPPLPPYDATDLLFDNLILSCAMYRKGDWERVGGYSPRFVYGWEDWDFWISLSRLNKKVIKLPEILYYYRIRAGSRDRSMCLRHKIATMGLLIVRHHPLYLKNCGRLLARSARFLSRTLKGVLS, encoded by the coding sequence GTGAGTGCCGCCCCAAAGGTCTCGGTGATCATCCCCTGCTACAACCACGGCGCCTACCTGGACCAGGCGGTGGGGTCGGTGCTCGCCCAGAGCTATCAGGATTTCGAGATCGTGGTGGTGAACGACGGCTCAAGCGACCCGGAGACGGTGGAGCTCCTCCGGAAGTACCAAAGGCCGAAGACGAGAGTCATCCACACGGCAAACTGCGGCGTCTCCCGCGCCAGGAATGCCGGGATCAGCAGCGCCCGTGGCGCATACATCCTGCCGCTCGACGCGGACGATTTCATCGGGGAGAGGTACCTGGAAAAGGCGGTGGCGATTCTCGATGCGGATCCCGCAGCGGGGGTGGTGTATTGCGAGCAGGAGATGTTCGGCGCACGGGAGGGGGTGCCGCCTCTCCCCCCCTACGATGCCACCGATCTCCTCTTCGACAACCTGATCCTCTCCTGCGCCATGTACCGCAAGGGGGACTGGGAGAGGGTAGGGGGATACTCTCCCCGCTTCGTCTACGGCTGGGAAGACTGGGACTTCTGGATCTCGCTGTCGCGGCTCAACAAAAAGGTTATCAAGCTCCCCGAAATACTATACTATTACCGGATTCGCGCCGGCTCCCGGGACCGCTCCATGTGCCTTCGCCACAAGATCGCCACCATGGGGCTCCTGATCGTGCGTCACCATCCCCTTTACCTGAAGAACTGCGGCCGCCTGCTGGCGAGGAGCGCCCGGTTCCTTTCGCGCACCCTCAAGGGGGTGCTCTCTTGA
- a CDS encoding ABC transporter permease: MAEAYDLILTPTSASANYWRDLWRYRELFCFLAWRDILVRYKQTSIGVAWSVLRPFLTMVVFTLIFGRVAQLPSNGVPYPVMVYAGMLPWQLFANSLSESSNSLLDNANLLTKVYFPRVIVPASAVIVSVVDFLISSLILCGIMAWYRFVPDLKILLLPVFFLLACLAASGAGFWLSALNVKYRDFRHVVPFLVQFGLYVSPVGFSSAIVSEEWRFFYFLNPMVGVIDGFRWALLGDAFPVNWSGFFLSCALVLFIFAGGILYFRRMERSFADVI; encoded by the coding sequence ATGGCAGAGGCTTACGATCTGATCCTTACACCAACCTCTGCGTCGGCGAACTACTGGCGTGATCTGTGGCGCTACCGGGAGCTTTTCTGCTTTCTGGCTTGGCGCGACATCCTGGTGCGCTACAAGCAGACCTCGATCGGCGTGGCCTGGAGCGTGCTGCGCCCCTTCCTCACCATGGTGGTCTTCACCCTGATTTTCGGAAGGGTGGCGCAGCTCCCCTCCAACGGCGTTCCCTACCCGGTCATGGTGTACGCGGGGATGCTCCCCTGGCAGCTCTTCGCGAACTCCCTCTCCGAGAGCAGCAATTCGTTGCTGGACAACGCAAACCTCCTGACGAAGGTCTATTTCCCGAGGGTGATCGTCCCTGCCAGCGCCGTCATCGTCAGCGTGGTCGATTTTCTCATCTCCAGCCTGATCCTCTGCGGGATCATGGCGTGGTACCGTTTCGTTCCCGACCTGAAGATTCTGCTTTTGCCGGTCTTTTTCCTGCTGGCCTGTCTCGCCGCCTCGGGAGCGGGCTTCTGGCTCTCTGCGCTCAACGTGAAGTACCGCGATTTCCGCCACGTGGTCCCCTTTCTGGTGCAATTCGGCCTCTACGTCTCTCCTGTGGGATTCTCCAGCGCGATCGTGTCCGAGGAGTGGCGCTTCTTCTACTTCCTGAACCCCATGGTCGGCGTCATCGACGGTTTCCGCTGGGCGCTCCTTGGGGATGCCTTCCCGGTGAACTGGTCCGGCTTTTTCCTCTCCTGCGCCCTCGTCCTTTTCATCTTCGCTGGCGGGATCCTCTACTTCCGCCGCATGGAACGCAGCTTTGCGGACGTGATATGA